The stretch of DNA GAACGAACTGCGTCACGCTGAGCAAATGCCTCTCCACTTTATCGGGGCAAGTCCACATCAGCTCTCAGTGGAAATCAACACGATAGTCCCCGGTGATGCTGTCATAGGTCGAGTTGGGTACGTCCTTGACGAATTTGGGCCACAACTCCTTCTTCACGCGCGCCCAGTCGACCCACGGAAACGATTGCGGCGCACCGACCGGGACATAGCCGGGATCGTACAGATAGCCGTTCATCGCCTGACCGAGCTTGTATTCGGTCATGTCGACGTTGCGCGCCAGTTCCAGGTTGCGGAACTCGATACCCGTGACGAACCCGAAGCCACGATCCTCCGGCTCGGCGTTCCAGCCATAATCAACGCGCGCAGTCGCCAGCCCTTCGTTCGCCATGCGGTAGGTCGTCTGCGCGGTGCTGAGCTTGTAGGGTGATCCGAGCACGAGGCCCGGCTTGTTGATCCCGGTGACGTAAGGCAGCCCGCCAGTGCCGTCATTGCCTGCCGCCCAGTCGAGCGAAAGCCCGGTCGGATACGCGCGAACGCCGATATAGGGTTGCGTATTGTCGTACCGGGCGCGGGTGTAACCGCCGCGAATGCGGAGCGTCGAGCGGTCGTCGTGCCATTCGACATTGCCGATCGCGCCGACCGTCGCCTTGTTCCAGGTGTCGTAGCGATAGCGTGAATAGAGGCTGTTGATGTCCGATCCGCCGCCCTCCGCGGTCAGGTCGCTGACACTGTTCTTGGTGTAGTAATCGTTCTTGTTCATCGTCGAGGATTCCCACTGACGATAATTGAACCCCAGCAGCGACGCATAAATGGCGGTCCCGAGCGGGCGCCATTCGAACTTGGCCGAACTGCCTGCGGTCTGGAGGCGGTTGGTGTAGCTGCCATAGCTATGGTTGTACGGCACCGCGATGCCGTTCCAGGCGGGATCGTCGGGACCGGCCAGCTTCTTGCCGGCGTCGTCGAAGTAATATTTGGTGTCCT from Sphingomonas sp. HMP9 encodes:
- a CDS encoding TonB-dependent receptor plug domain-containing protein encodes the protein MLFLSPARRVRLVASAACALPLLFLASAANAEDPTADPDQTKSDIIVMGDRAIRSDKEQSTSVRDSIVFDDLETLSADGSVAGQLILLPGISAIEDGDAPRFVSIRGISPDLNQTTIDGITLATIGNDGEGSRKVNLQQIPSELAFHNDVYKTFTAEQDGAAIGGIVDIVTRSAFALKRRYFMVDGYGIYSSFKGDGGSNAGNGSTPHFGAGGKMVFADKFGAGDQFGVVLSARYENRIRNSRKWWQDTKYYFDDAGKKLAGPDDPAWNGIAVPYNHSYGSYTNRLQTAGSSAKFEWRPLGTAIYASLLGFNYRQWESSTMNKNDYYTKNSVSDLTAEGGGSDINSLYSRYRYDTWNKATVGAIGNVEWHDDRSTLRIRGGYTRARYDNTQPYIGVRAYPTGLSLDWAAGNDGTGGLPYVTGINKPGLVLGSPYKLSTAQTTYRMANEGLATARVDYGWNAEPEDRGFGFVTGIEFRNLELARNVDMTEYKLGQAMNGYLYDPGYVPVGAPQSFPWVDWARVKKELWPKFVKDVPNSTYDSITGDYRVDFH